A part of Rhopalosiphum maidis isolate BTI-1 chromosome 3, ASM367621v3, whole genome shotgun sequence genomic DNA contains:
- the LOC113555868 gene encoding LOW QUALITY PROTEIN: uncharacterized protein PF11_0213-like (The sequence of the model RefSeq protein was modified relative to this genomic sequence to represent the inferred CDS: substituted 1 base at 1 genomic stop codon) — protein sequence MWLSNLFTKTKNNECNDSINEDIANEESTNVSSNHEEEPVINDLKERVECVKMIYAKLQTLQNKQDLDLNNNYANTVDEKHDQCTSTNENENNLEINNCKIDDVLKIIPVIESNLQILTEKVSCLSGLLDEKQLNSTIITDQNITSNSSDGINSASNSINKLSCIINKTTPPSKDTLLGIDPEENMKTQKNKQSVIMKKRESHKKVKVKINSTEIINKNDQNTVEENVPEYNVKLVDQLTNLDGQLESFYKNIQSALNQYKIDQVKEKSEIMVNLSRLEKKININYMKMDKLMSNVEYLSKLHDPVKQDFMKNQSNIEIKSKHELQKSKDDIKVCIDNLIKPNPIIIKQTQPYITTDGPITNTHFNDACKINRCVCQLIDNTNAANTKIISHDGNNQIKYGDIILSEFLKTKLIDLEKIELDQYQPKVVQLNQLTNQINDKKNSYSSVCSKKSCNFSNSCIGNQIDHEKTSHVSVCSKEPNHIPNNYEEQKINRLTVGPKKSYRNLSKIGVEFDTKKSNQPIKKKSVCTNNICDFLSSQPIPEWIRRDETLVASDNLCCKDKAKSLTKNSNLNVLKFYNIEKIIKDNYNKNDTDNIVYEITRKPXLPNENKINCNLKEQNSESCDKLNNNP from the exons atgtggcTAAGTAACttatttactaaaacaaaaaacaatgaatGTAATGACAGTATCAACGAAGATATAGCTAACGAGGAATCAACCAATGTTTCATCAAATCACGAAGAGGAACCAGtaataaatgatttgaaaGAAAGAGTTGAATGCGTAAAAATGATATACgcaaaattacaaacattacaaaataaacaagattTAGATTTAAACAACAACTATGCGAATACTGTAGACGAAAAACACGACCAATGCACGTCTAcgaatgaaaatgaaaacaatttagaaataaataattgtaagatAGATGATGTCCTTAAGATTATACCAGTTATAGAATCAAATCTACAAATACTTACTGAAAAA GTATCTTGTCTTTCTGGCTTATTAGATGAAAAGCAGCTCAATTCTACAATTATAACTGACCAAAATATTACTTCGAACAGTTCTGATGGTATAAATAGTGCTTCAAACTCTATAAACAAATTGAGctgcattattaataaaacgacACCGCCAAGTAAAGATACTTTACTTGGAATAGATCCTgaagaaaatatgaaaacgcaaaaaaacaaacaaagtgttataatgaaaaaaagagAATCTCATAAAAaggttaaagttaaaataaattccacggaaattattaataaaaatgatcaaaataCGGTTGAAGAAAATGTACCCGAGTACAATGTTAAGTTAGTTGACCAATTAACCAATTTAGATGGTCAGTtagaatcattttataaaaatatacaatcagCCTTGAATCAATACAAAATTGACcaagtaaaagaaaaatcagAAATCATGGTTAATTTATCCAGActggagaaaaaaattaacataaactaTATGAAAATGGATAAATTAATGTCCAATGTTGAATACCTAAGTAAATTACACGATCCTGTTAAACAAGACTTCATGAAAAACCAATCaaatatcgaaataaaaagtaaacatgAACTGCAAAAAAGTAAAGACGATATTAAAGTTTGTATTGATAACCTTATAAAACCAaatccaattattataaaacaaacgcAACCATATATTACTACTGATGGTCCAATCACGAACACACATTTCAATGACGCATGTAAAATTAATCGGTGTGTTTGccaattaatagataatactaATGCtgctaatacaaaaattatatcacacgatggtaataatcaaattaagtacggtgatattattttaagtgaatttttaaaaacaaagttaATTGATTTGGAGAAGATTGAACTAGACCAGTATCAACCCAAAGTTGTACAGCTAAATCAATTAACGAATCAAATaaacgacaaaaaaaatagttattcatcagtttgttcaaaaaaatcgtgtaatttttcaaatagttgTATTGGAAATCAAATTGACCACGAAAAGACTAGCCATGTATCAGTATGTTCGAAAGAACCTAACCATATTCCAAATAATT ACgaagaacaaaaaattaatcgttTAACTGTAGGTCCCAAGAAATCCTAccgtaatttatcaaaaattggtGTTGAATTCGACACAAAAAAGTCAAACCaaccgattaaaaaaaaatcagtttgtacaaacaatatttgtgATTTTCTTTCGTCTCAGCCAATTCCAGAATGGATAAGACGAGACGAGACTCTCGTTGCATCAGATAATCTATGCTGTAAAGATAAAGCTAAatcattaacaaaaaatagtaatttaaatgttttgaaattttataatattgaaaaaattataaaagacaaCTATAACAAGAACGACAcagataatatagtttatgaaaTTACACGCAAACCCTAACTtccaaatgaaaataaaatcaactgtAATTTGAAAGAACAAAATTCAGAATCATGTGATAAACTAAACAATAATCCCTAG